In one Leptogranulimonas caecicola genomic region, the following are encoded:
- a CDS encoding DUF4013 domain-containing protein, whose amino-acid sequence MSEKICPHCGTPADPGARFCTSCGAHLEEVDVAEAQVMAASDDTSDALDAAPVGAGAAPEAASEAASEAAVIEVEASVAENPVPPAPEPAPVPESAAASEAVPAPNAVPASQAYYAQPVPQAQQAYGQQAYAQQGAPQQGYQQQGFGQQAYGQPAQPGYAGQPQQPVPPAAPAQPGPLSQGWHDLTGQPGWFGTAMLLMLLNLVPILGWYAQGYMLEWAIQAGDGAQGLPKPRFTRTTLWRGFLYAVLSLLGGIIGLGFTLLFKIPLVGILLYIAWMILVSVFVAMAGVRMTAKDDFRAAFDLSDLWDQFKQAPWGVILAVFVPGLIVGVIMAVIYTAVFASSFYSLGNLLENLAYMGSSASYMGYGMGAVGLESLLNMLLDSLTAVGFGAAVATLVQTVLSTIAQLWSLRAVGVWMSRQDPDWRA is encoded by the coding sequence ATGAGCGAGAAGATATGCCCCCACTGCGGAACCCCCGCAGATCCCGGCGCCCGGTTTTGCACTTCCTGCGGCGCACACCTGGAAGAGGTCGACGTTGCCGAGGCCCAGGTAATGGCCGCCTCTGATGATACCTCCGATGCCCTTGATGCTGCTCCCGTTGGTGCTGGCGCAGCTCCTGAAGCTGCTTCCGAAGCTGCTTCCGAAGCCGCGGTGATCGAGGTGGAAGCCTCCGTTGCCGAGAACCCCGTGCCTCCTGCGCCGGAGCCCGCACCTGTCCCCGAGAGCGCCGCAGCTTCCGAGGCCGTGCCTGCTCCCAATGCCGTACCTGCCTCGCAAGCCTATTATGCGCAGCCAGTCCCTCAAGCTCAGCAAGCCTACGGACAGCAGGCCTATGCGCAACAGGGCGCCCCGCAGCAAGGCTATCAACAACAGGGTTTCGGCCAGCAGGCTTACGGCCAGCCGGCGCAGCCTGGCTATGCAGGCCAGCCGCAGCAACCCGTTCCGCCAGCGGCTCCTGCGCAGCCAGGCCCCTTGAGCCAGGGTTGGCATGACCTTACTGGCCAGCCTGGCTGGTTTGGCACCGCCATGCTGCTCATGCTGCTCAACCTGGTGCCCATTCTGGGATGGTATGCCCAAGGCTACATGCTCGAATGGGCCATTCAAGCCGGTGACGGCGCCCAGGGTCTGCCTAAGCCTCGCTTTACCCGCACCACCCTTTGGCGCGGCTTCCTCTACGCAGTGTTGTCTCTTCTCGGCGGCATTATTGGCCTGGGTTTCACGCTGCTGTTCAAGATCCCGCTGGTGGGCATCTTGCTCTACATTGCGTGGATGATCCTGGTGAGCGTCTTTGTGGCCATGGCGGGCGTGCGCATGACTGCCAAAGATGACTTTAGGGCGGCTTTTGACCTCTCCGACCTGTGGGACCAGTTCAAGCAGGCTCCTTGGGGCGTCATTTTGGCGGTGTTTGTGCCTGGCCTTATCGTGGGCGTCATCATGGCTGTCATCTACACGGCGGTGTTTGCCTCCAGCTTTTATTCGCTGGGCAACCTGCTGGAGAACCTGGCGTACATGGGGTCTTCGGCCAGCTATATGGGCTATGGCATGGGCGCGGTCGGCCTAGAGAGCCTGCTGAATATGTTGCTGGACTCTCTTACTGCCGTGGGCTTTGGTGCTGCCGTGGCTACCCTGGTGCAGACCGTGCTTTCCACCATCGCGCAGTTGTGGAGCCTCCGCGCCGTAGGCGTGTGGATGAGTCGGCAGGATCCCGACTGGCGTGCCTAA
- a CDS encoding NAD(+) synthase — MKLGLTTVAAVTPAVHVGDVDFNVVACVEETKSAVAHGARVVILPECVLTAYTCNDLFWQDALLVAAECGLASYIERTAELGCLSVVGLPLRVNSKLYNVAAVCCAGELLGVVPKLHIPTYNEFYEGRYFEPGPVECAPISVAGRWNVPFGAHQVFEAPAMEHFCVGVEICEDLWVPEPPSIGLAKAGATLICNLSASNAQVGKAAYRRDLVRGQSARLVCAYGYASSGWGESTQDVVFSGHDLVCQDGRIMAEAQPFGGGVALGQVDLEYVASERRRMSTYRTSASPEAAGYTRTSLPESFDPADEQVTGWVDPHPFVPDDPATRSQRCEDILDIQARGLAQRLAHTHAKCAVVGVSGGLDSTLALLVCARAFDYCGLDRGGILAATMPGFGTTHRTHSNARTLAEALGAQLLEVPIAAAVRQHFQDIGHNEATHDVTYENSQARERTQILMDLANQRGGLVIGTGDLSELALGWATYNGDHMSMYGVNSGVPKTLVRHLVRHVAATCDNPRLAEVLLDVLDTPVSPELLPAQEDGSIAQVTEDLVGPYELHDFFLYSMLRQCFSPAKIYQLALAAFVEQPRAQGQEPLYDPATILRWLRTFYQRFFAQQFKRSCLPDGPKVGSVAVSPRGDLRMPSDASATLWLAQVDALEAPQG; from the coding sequence ATGAAGCTTGGCCTCACCACCGTCGCTGCGGTGACTCCCGCGGTCCACGTGGGTGACGTAGACTTTAACGTGGTCGCCTGCGTCGAGGAAACCAAAAGCGCTGTGGCCCATGGGGCCCGAGTGGTCATCCTTCCCGAGTGCGTCCTCACCGCTTACACCTGCAACGACCTCTTTTGGCAGGACGCCCTTCTGGTCGCTGCCGAGTGTGGCCTGGCCTCCTATATCGAGCGCACCGCAGAGCTCGGATGCCTCTCGGTGGTAGGGCTGCCTTTGCGGGTGAACTCCAAGCTTTACAATGTGGCGGCCGTCTGCTGTGCCGGCGAGCTTTTGGGCGTGGTGCCCAAGCTGCACATCCCCACTTATAACGAGTTTTATGAGGGCCGCTACTTTGAGCCAGGTCCTGTGGAGTGCGCTCCCATTTCTGTGGCTGGCCGCTGGAATGTGCCCTTTGGCGCCCATCAAGTCTTTGAAGCCCCTGCTATGGAGCACTTTTGTGTGGGTGTGGAGATCTGCGAGGACCTATGGGTCCCTGAGCCTCCCTCCATTGGCCTGGCCAAGGCCGGCGCCACGCTCATCTGCAACCTTTCGGCCTCCAACGCCCAGGTAGGCAAGGCGGCCTACCGGCGCGACTTGGTGCGAGGCCAGAGCGCCCGCTTGGTGTGCGCCTACGGCTATGCCAGCTCCGGCTGGGGCGAGTCCACCCAGGACGTGGTCTTCTCGGGCCATGACCTGGTATGCCAAGACGGCCGCATCATGGCCGAGGCCCAGCCCTTTGGAGGCGGCGTCGCCCTGGGGCAGGTGGATTTGGAATATGTGGCCAGCGAGCGCCGGCGCATGTCCACCTATCGCACCAGCGCCTCTCCTGAAGCCGCCGGCTACACTCGCACGTCGCTGCCGGAGAGCTTCGACCCTGCCGACGAGCAAGTGACCGGTTGGGTGGATCCCCATCCCTTCGTGCCCGACGACCCTGCCACCCGCAGCCAGCGCTGCGAGGACATCCTGGACATCCAGGCGCGCGGCTTGGCCCAGCGGCTGGCCCACACCCACGCCAAATGCGCGGTGGTGGGGGTTTCCGGCGGCTTGGACTCCACCCTGGCGCTGCTGGTATGTGCTCGCGCTTTTGACTATTGCGGCCTCGATAGAGGAGGCATCCTCGCTGCCACCATGCCGGGCTTTGGCACCACCCACCGCACCCACTCCAACGCCCGCACTCTCGCCGAGGCCCTGGGCGCCCAGCTTTTAGAAGTGCCCATCGCCGCCGCAGTGCGCCAACACTTCCAAGACATCGGCCATAACGAGGCCACCCACGACGTCACCTACGAGAACTCCCAGGCCCGGGAGCGCACCCAGATCCTCATGGACCTGGCCAACCAGCGCGGCGGCTTGGTCATTGGCACCGGCGACCTGTCCGAGCTGGCCTTGGGTTGGGCCACCTACAACGGCGACCACATGTCCATGTATGGGGTGAACTCCGGTGTGCCCAAGACGCTGGTGCGCCATCTGGTGCGCCATGTGGCTGCTACCTGTGACAATCCCCGGCTCGCAGAGGTGCTCCTCGACGTGCTGGACACCCCGGTCTCGCCCGAGCTCTTGCCTGCTCAAGAGGACGGCTCCATCGCCCAGGTCACCGAGGATCTGGTGGGCCCCTACGAGCTCCACGACTTCTTCCTCTACTCCATGTTGCGCCAGTGCTTCAGCCCTGCCAAGATCTACCAACTGGCACTGGCGGCCTTTGTGGAGCAGCCTCGCGCCCAGGGCCAAGAGCCTCTCTATGACCCTGCCACCATCCTGCGCTGGCTTCGCACCTTCTACCAGCGCTTCTTCGCTCAGCAGTTCAAGCGCTCCTGCCTGCCCGACGGTCCCAAGGTGGGCTCTGTGGCCGTCTCTCCTCGCGGGGATCTGCGCATGCCTTCCGATGCCTCTGCCACCCTCTGGCTTGCTCAAGTGGATGCGCTGGAAGCTCCTCAAGGCTAG
- a CDS encoding M20/M25/M40 family metallo-hydrolase: MDMKVQLAGIFEALGRVLGSGAPLERGVIVALGHDEECLQEGARALAGRLEERGIRPAFLVDEGDYLIHDLASLGGSGHWMGVAIAEKGYADLWLSARSAGGHSSNPAGGTSLGRLCEAVTRVCHEVGQPRLTAPVAAMFRQLAPRISRGPIGELLQGDPARVEACGQALAELLARDPETYPLVCTTAAPTMMEGGSSAPNVLPQDMGAAINFRLLPGDSVAGLVAQVRDLVADLDVQVTLMEGANDPSCVSLEDGWGVDQLRQAAASLFCELDGTPIPLAPTLATGASDARMYEGCCDQCLRFSAFVGDEAEIVRGVHGTNERILSAAFAQGVAFLRDLVTGCCCGVPS; the protein is encoded by the coding sequence ATCGATATGAAAGTGCAGCTGGCGGGCATTTTCGAAGCCTTGGGGCGGGTGCTTGGCAGCGGGGCTCCTCTGGAGCGAGGCGTCATTGTGGCTCTGGGTCATGACGAGGAGTGCCTCCAGGAGGGTGCGCGGGCATTGGCAGGCCGCCTGGAGGAGCGCGGCATACGCCCGGCGTTCTTGGTGGACGAGGGCGACTACCTCATCCACGACCTGGCCTCTCTGGGCGGCAGCGGACATTGGATGGGAGTAGCCATTGCCGAGAAGGGCTATGCCGACCTATGGCTTTCTGCGCGCTCGGCAGGGGGGCACTCGTCGAATCCGGCGGGCGGCACGTCGCTGGGGCGGCTTTGCGAAGCGGTGACGCGGGTGTGCCATGAGGTGGGCCAACCTCGGCTTACTGCGCCGGTAGCTGCTATGTTTCGCCAGCTGGCGCCGCGGATCTCCAGGGGGCCCATCGGGGAGCTGCTCCAGGGGGACCCGGCGCGCGTCGAGGCGTGCGGCCAGGCATTGGCGGAGCTTTTGGCTCGCGACCCTGAGACCTATCCGCTGGTATGCACTACAGCGGCGCCCACCATGATGGAGGGAGGTTCCTCGGCTCCCAATGTGTTGCCCCAGGATATGGGTGCAGCCATTAATTTCCGGCTGCTTCCGGGCGACTCGGTGGCAGGCCTTGTGGCCCAGGTAAGAGATCTCGTGGCCGATCTGGACGTCCAGGTGACCCTTATGGAGGGAGCCAATGATCCTTCCTGTGTGTCTTTAGAAGACGGGTGGGGCGTAGACCAGCTGCGCCAAGCGGCAGCTTCGCTCTTCTGCGAGCTCGACGGCACGCCTATCCCTCTGGCGCCCACGTTGGCTACAGGAGCGAGCGATGCCCGGATGTATGAGGGCTGCTGCGACCAGTGTTTGCGTTTCTCGGCATTTGTGGGCGACGAGGCAGAGATCGTGCGGGGAGTCCATGGCACCAACGAGCGCATCCTTTCTGCTGCCTTTGCGCAAGGGGTGGCCTTTCTGCGCGATTTGGTCACTGGTTGCTGCTGTGGGGTGCCGTCCTGA
- the groES gene encoding co-chaperone GroES gives MNLKPLGDRVLVKPAPKEEKTSSGLYISSGAQEKPQKGEVVAVGEGRRDDNGNRIPMDVKVGDQVFYGKFGGNEIKVDGEDYLLLRADDIYAIIEG, from the coding sequence ATGAATCTCAAGCCGCTGGGTGATCGCGTGCTCGTCAAGCCGGCCCCCAAGGAGGAGAAGACCTCTTCGGGCCTCTACATTTCCTCAGGCGCCCAGGAAAAGCCCCAAAAGGGCGAGGTCGTCGCAGTAGGCGAGGGCCGTCGTGATGACAACGGCAACCGCATCCCCATGGACGTGAAGGTGGGCGACCAGGTATTTTACGGCAAGTTTGGTGGCAATGAGATCAAGGTCGACGGCGAGGACTACCTGCTCCTCCGTGCCGACGACATCTACGCCATCATCGAGGGCTAA
- a CDS encoding amino acid ABC transporter permease — translation MALGVPDPQLEEAVVEEEENLHPYAEPLPEDAGTLRRLAHFLKSDHPYVLLGTSALAAFSLACCAGMSLGAAGSVLTLVCVVWLALSLVALVAKAVLRKRYRSRFVLAKASLRAPLRYASYLVWICSAALFCLGPISHFVALCQGAIASSTNPTGFLESAVYMLYNGRQLFVTGVTTTIELALFGTVIAFFLALLMVFLRIQTPDRGENDAVRFFKTLGSGFARFYSTVVRGTPMMVQGAIVYFAGLAVFRSLGWETAHINAVWSPFWAGLVTISLNSTAYMMEVLRGGIEAVDPGQLEAARSLGLSQWQAMRKVVFPQGVKNSIPALSNELIVNIKDSSVLSIIGVFDLMFATTSVIGIYYKGLEAYCIAAVIYLILTMLFSKILTMLAARLDVEAPGPVGSTTDPAAAPRHPAQPMQS, via the coding sequence ATGGCCCTTGGAGTACCCGATCCCCAGCTGGAAGAAGCTGTAGTGGAAGAGGAAGAGAACCTCCACCCTTATGCCGAGCCGCTGCCAGAAGACGCCGGCACCCTGCGTCGTCTAGCCCACTTCCTCAAGAGCGACCATCCCTATGTGCTTTTGGGAACCAGCGCGCTGGCTGCTTTCTCGCTGGCCTGCTGCGCCGGCATGTCGCTGGGCGCCGCCGGCTCCGTCCTCACCCTGGTATGTGTGGTCTGGCTGGCCCTCTCGCTGGTGGCCCTGGTGGCCAAGGCTGTGCTGCGCAAGAGGTATCGCTCCCGCTTCGTCCTGGCCAAGGCGTCGCTTAGGGCACCTCTGCGCTACGCCAGCTACCTGGTGTGGATCTGCTCGGCAGCGCTCTTTTGCCTGGGCCCCATCTCTCATTTTGTGGCCCTTTGCCAAGGGGCCATCGCCAGCTCCACCAATCCCACGGGCTTTTTGGAGAGCGCCGTCTACATGCTCTATAACGGCCGCCAGCTGTTTGTCACCGGCGTCACCACCACCATCGAGCTGGCGCTCTTTGGCACGGTCATCGCCTTCTTCCTGGCACTGCTCATGGTCTTTCTGCGCATCCAGACGCCCGATCGCGGCGAGAACGACGCGGTGCGCTTCTTCAAGACGCTGGGCTCGGGTTTTGCGCGCTTCTATTCCACCGTGGTGCGCGGCACGCCCATGATGGTCCAGGGCGCCATCGTCTACTTCGCCGGCCTGGCGGTCTTTCGCTCCCTGGGCTGGGAGACGGCCCACATCAACGCGGTGTGGTCGCCCTTCTGGGCCGGCCTTGTGACCATCAGCCTCAACTCCACGGCCTATATGATGGAGGTGCTGCGCGGCGGCATCGAAGCAGTGGATCCTGGCCAGCTGGAGGCGGCGCGCTCTTTGGGCCTTTCCCAGTGGCAAGCCATGCGCAAGGTGGTCTTTCCCCAGGGTGTCAAGAACTCCATTCCCGCCCTGTCCAACGAGCTCATCGTGAACATCAAGGATTCCTCGGTGCTGTCCATCATCGGCGTCTTCGACCTGATGTTTGCCACCACTTCGGTCATAGGCATCTACTACAAGGGTCTCGAAGCCTACTGCATCGCCGCGGTGATCTACCTCATCCTCACCATGCTGTTCTCCAAGATCCTTACCATGCTGGCCGCTCGGCTTGACGTCGAGGCACCCGGACCCGTGGGCTCCACCACCGATCCCGCCGCTGCTCCTCGCCACCCCGCCCAGCCCATGCAGTCCTAA
- a CDS encoding transporter substrate-binding domain-containing protein, with product MNDQNTPQVQQSTAIGGLLKRSVSRRSLFQAGGSLVALGSLAALAGCGSTGAGAPDAHAYTQGGGSTLRVGMEAAYAPYNWQATQESEYTIPIENVSGAYADGYDVQIAKRVAEALGAEPVAVKLSFDGLIDALNNGQIDVIIAGMSDTEERRQSIDFSDPYIEDTIGIFVTQGSPYENATSLKDFAGATVMGQKATLYDDCIEEIEGVNHATPVDTMPAVLAQLAQGAVDAVTYPKMNEEGYMRSNPNLVPIQFAEGAGFETTNPASVGYTKDYANAQAVNEAVNAISDAERQEIWTAACDRQPA from the coding sequence ATGAATGACCAGAACACCCCTCAGGTGCAGCAGTCGACCGCCATAGGCGGGCTGCTCAAGCGCTCGGTTTCCCGCCGCTCACTCTTCCAGGCTGGCGGCTCGTTGGTGGCCCTTGGCTCTCTGGCAGCCCTCGCCGGCTGTGGCAGCACGGGCGCAGGCGCCCCTGACGCCCATGCCTACACGCAGGGCGGCGGCTCCACCCTGCGTGTAGGCATGGAGGCAGCCTATGCCCCCTATAACTGGCAGGCCACCCAGGAGAGCGAATACACCATCCCCATCGAAAACGTCTCCGGCGCCTATGCAGACGGCTACGACGTCCAGATCGCCAAGCGTGTGGCAGAGGCCCTCGGGGCCGAGCCTGTGGCGGTGAAGCTCTCCTTCGACGGCCTTATCGACGCTCTTAACAACGGCCAGATCGACGTCATCATCGCCGGTATGAGCGATACCGAGGAGCGCCGTCAGTCCATCGACTTCTCCGATCCCTACATCGAGGACACCATCGGCATCTTTGTGACCCAGGGCTCTCCCTACGAGAACGCCACCAGCCTCAAGGACTTCGCCGGCGCCACGGTCATGGGTCAGAAGGCCACCCTCTACGATGACTGCATCGAGGAGATCGAGGGCGTCAACCACGCCACTCCCGTGGACACCATGCCTGCCGTGCTGGCTCAGCTGGCTCAGGGCGCCGTGGACGCAGTCACCTATCCCAAGATGAACGAAGAGGGCTACATGCGCTCAAATCCCAACTTGGTGCCCATCCAGTTCGCCGAAGGCGCTGGTTTTGAGACCACCAACCCTGCCTCGGTGGGCTACACCAAGGACTATGCCAATGCTCAGGCGGTAAATGAGGCCGTCAACGCCATCTCCGACGCTGAGCGTCAGGAGATCTGGACGGCTGCCTGCGACCGTCAGCCCGCCTAA
- a CDS encoding transporter substrate-binding domain-containing protein, with product MNDQNTPQVQQSTAIGGLLKRSVSRRSLFQAGGSLVALGSLAALAGCGSTGAGAPDAHAYTQGGGSTLRVGMEAAYAPYNWQATQESEYTIPIENVSGAYADGYDVQIAKRVAEALGAEPVAVKLSFDGLIDALASNQIDVIIAGMAPTEERQQSIDFSDPYFEGTYGLFVREGSPYQDATSLADLSGASVVGQKGTKLDEVIDEIPGVVHMTPLPSVPNVLAALQQGAADAATYNMENEAAYLKSNPGIVPVRFAEGEGFPDVVTAAVGVSKGNDEVLSAINSALANLSDAERQELWDGALERQPE from the coding sequence ATGAATGACCAGAACACCCCTCAGGTGCAGCAGTCGACCGCCATAGGCGGGCTGCTCAAGCGCTCGGTTTCCCGCCGCTCACTCTTCCAGGCTGGCGGCTCGTTGGTGGCCCTTGGCTCTCTGGCAGCCCTCGCCGGCTGTGGCAGCACGGGCGCAGGCGCCCCTGACGCCCATGCCTACACGCAGGGCGGCGGCTCCACCCTGCGTGTAGGCATGGAGGCAGCCTATGCCCCCTATAACTGGCAGGCCACCCAGGAGAGCGAATACACCATCCCCATCGAAAACGTCTCCGGCGCCTATGCAGACGGCTACGACGTCCAGATCGCCAAGCGTGTGGCAGAGGCCCTCGGGGCCGAGCCTGTGGCGGTGAAGCTCTCCTTCGACGGCCTTATCGACGCCTTGGCTTCCAATCAAATCGATGTGATTATCGCGGGCATGGCCCCCACAGAGGAAAGGCAGCAGTCCATCGACTTCTCCGACCCTTACTTCGAAGGCACCTACGGCCTGTTTGTGCGCGAGGGGTCGCCCTACCAAGACGCCACCAGCCTGGCAGATCTCTCGGGAGCGTCGGTGGTGGGGCAAAAGGGCACCAAGCTCGACGAGGTGATCGATGAGATACCCGGTGTGGTCCATATGACGCCGCTGCCTTCGGTGCCCAATGTGCTGGCAGCCCTTCAGCAGGGCGCTGCAGACGCCGCCACCTACAACATGGAGAACGAGGCTGCCTACCTCAAGAGCAATCCAGGCATCGTGCCGGTGCGTTTTGCCGAGGGGGAGGGCTTTCCCGACGTGGTCACTGCCGCAGTGGGAGTCTCCAAAGGCAACGATGAGGTTTTGTCGGCCATCAACAGCGCGCTGGCGAACCTCTCGGATGCCGAGCGCCAAGAGCTTTGGGACGGCGCCCTCGAGCGTCAGCCGGAGTAG
- a CDS encoding amidohydrolase, protein MASRIITSRHVFDGTHDRSYPAAVVIEGDIISAVVPPQEMDAYIAKDTLVEDFEDAFICAGLHDAHQHVFHSALYPSARAMEYCGASEADCAQHMYDFAKDQPYGSWALSHGWRDMLWDPAIPPTRLSLDALFPNRPVAMYSGDSHTLWLNTCGLKRLGIDENTQPPAGGSFDRDEEGRLTGVLREGAGMYYIARVLESLSKEELRQIFLDWTHELNRRGITSVDDMGLSAIPGCDAVLDEVWRDLEASGELTVRGHLFPTLPLDGDLDRIEKLQAELTGPMLRAPGVKQFFDGVSSAHTAWLLEPYENPRFPDDHGHPAIPPAQMRDIVLGAAKEGIAVRIHTIGDAAVHEGVSIFEEAADKYGQPHQGRFCLEHIENLERDDVDRMAAAKIVASVQPQHVVIDITQPARDLGEERASFMWPFKTYLKSGVDMAFGTDSPCVPCDPTAILADAVTRQDASGAPMGGWLPEERVTAAEALRAATLGGAVAVGRQDELGTLEPGKFADLIVIDKNPLSCPPQELHQAQVLACYVGGNKVYETA, encoded by the coding sequence ATGGCATCTAGGATTATCACGTCGCGCCACGTGTTCGACGGCACTCACGATCGCAGCTATCCTGCCGCGGTGGTCATAGAGGGAGACATCATCTCTGCGGTGGTGCCACCTCAGGAGATGGATGCCTACATTGCAAAAGACACCCTGGTAGAAGACTTTGAAGACGCCTTCATCTGCGCCGGTCTCCATGATGCACATCAACATGTGTTCCATTCGGCGCTCTATCCATCGGCTCGGGCCATGGAGTACTGCGGCGCCTCTGAGGCAGACTGCGCCCAGCACATGTATGACTTTGCCAAAGATCAGCCTTATGGCTCCTGGGCGCTTTCCCATGGCTGGCGCGACATGCTGTGGGACCCGGCCATCCCACCCACCCGCCTCTCGCTCGATGCGCTCTTCCCCAATCGACCGGTGGCCATGTACTCCGGCGACTCCCATACTCTCTGGCTCAATACCTGCGGCCTTAAGCGCCTGGGCATCGACGAGAACACCCAGCCTCCCGCTGGCGGCTCCTTTGACCGCGACGAGGAAGGCCGGCTCACCGGCGTCCTTCGCGAGGGCGCCGGCATGTACTACATCGCCCGAGTGCTGGAGTCGCTCTCCAAAGAGGAACTGCGCCAGATATTCCTCGACTGGACCCACGAGCTCAACCGCCGAGGCATCACCAGCGTGGACGACATGGGCTTATCGGCAATTCCGGGCTGCGACGCCGTATTAGACGAGGTCTGGCGCGATCTGGAAGCCTCAGGCGAGCTCACCGTGCGCGGCCACCTGTTTCCCACGCTGCCGCTGGACGGCGACCTCGACCGCATTGAAAAGCTCCAGGCAGAGCTCACCGGCCCCATGCTGCGTGCGCCGGGCGTCAAGCAGTTCTTCGACGGCGTCTCCAGCGCCCATACCGCCTGGCTTTTGGAGCCCTATGAGAACCCTCGCTTTCCCGACGATCACGGCCATCCCGCCATCCCGCCTGCCCAGATGCGCGACATCGTGCTGGGCGCCGCCAAAGAAGGCATTGCCGTGCGCATCCACACCATAGGCGACGCAGCGGTCCATGAGGGCGTTTCCATTTTTGAAGAGGCTGCCGATAAGTACGGGCAACCTCATCAGGGGCGCTTTTGCCTAGAGCATATCGAGAACTTGGAGCGCGACGACGTGGACCGCATGGCTGCGGCAAAGATCGTGGCCTCGGTGCAGCCGCAACACGTGGTCATCGACATCACCCAGCCGGCCCGCGACCTGGGCGAGGAGCGCGCCTCCTTCATGTGGCCTTTCAAGACCTACCTCAAATCCGGCGTGGACATGGCCTTTGGCACCGATTCCCCCTGCGTTCCCTGCGACCCGACCGCCATCCTGGCAGATGCGGTCACCCGCCAGGACGCTTCCGGCGCCCCCATGGGCGGCTGGCTGCCAGAAGAGCGCGTCACCGCCGCCGAGGCCCTGCGCGCCGCCACGCTGGGCGGCGCCGTGGCGGTGGGCCGTCAGGATGAGCTGGGGACCCTTGAGCCTGGCAAGTTTGCCGACCTCATCGTCATCGACAAGAACCCCCTGTCTTGCCCGCCCCAGGAGCTTCATCAGGCGCAGGTGCTCGCCTGTTATGTGGGTGGGAACAAGGTCTATGAAACTGCTTGA
- a CDS encoding amino acid ABC transporter ATP-binding protein, translating into MTTDTSAPASQAFASTPEPLISVQGLRKSFGAHEVLKGIDLDVYPGEVVTIIGASGSGKSTLLRCLNLLETPNAGHVYFRGEDLTNPATDVNALRADIGMVFQSFNLFNNLNVLDNCTLAPVTLGKLKKPEAEKIARRHLEAVGLQDFIGADPKRLSGGQKQRVAIARALCMDPAIMLFDEPTSALDPEIVGEVLGVMRELAAGGMTMVVVTHEMAFAKNVSDRVVFMDQGVIAEQGTPQQIFGNPQHARTREFLSRYLDDKSEE; encoded by the coding sequence ATGACTACGGACACTTCTGCGCCTGCTTCCCAGGCTTTCGCCTCTACACCCGAGCCCCTCATCTCCGTCCAGGGGTTGCGCAAGTCCTTTGGGGCCCACGAGGTGCTCAAGGGCATCGATCTGGACGTCTACCCCGGCGAAGTGGTTACCATCATCGGCGCCTCGGGCTCGGGCAAGTCCACTCTCTTGCGCTGCCTCAACCTGCTGGAGACCCCCAACGCCGGCCACGTCTACTTTCGCGGAGAAGACCTCACCAACCCGGCCACCGACGTCAACGCCCTCCGCGCCGACATCGGCATGGTCTTCCAGTCCTTCAACCTCTTCAATAACCTCAACGTGCTGGATAACTGCACGTTGGCCCCGGTGACTCTGGGCAAGCTCAAAAAGCCAGAAGCCGAGAAGATCGCCCGCCGCCACCTGGAAGCCGTAGGGCTCCAGGACTTCATCGGCGCCGATCCCAAGCGCCTCTCCGGCGGCCAAAAGCAGCGCGTGGCCATTGCCCGCGCCCTGTGCATGGACCCGGCCATCATGCTCTTCGACGAGCCTACCAGCGCCCTAGACCCTGAGATCGTGGGCGAGGTGCTGGGCGTCATGCGCGAGCTGGCGGCCGGCGGCATGACCATGGTGGTGGTCACCCATGAGATGGCCTTCGCCAAGAACGTGAGCGACCGCGTGGTCTTCATGGACCAAGGAGTCATCGCCGAGCAAGGCACGCCCCAACAGATCTTTGGCAATCCACAGCATGCACGCACCCGGGAATTTCTCTCGCGCTACCTGGATGACAAGAGCGAAGAGTAG
- a CDS encoding zinc-binding metallopeptidase family protein: MGTLGEPLPGGQDILGFFGPLNGGATDPEADRRLAQLLSFPTLAAQAYRTGDWSAFEAQRAWLEAAYPQVFSAASVELVEGAAGGGPQAMLLEIPGSNPQLAPLVLMAHQDVVPCVPGTQDHWTYGPFAGTADGTWI; encoded by the coding sequence ATGGGGACCCTGGGAGAGCCGCTGCCAGGCGGCCAGGATATTCTCGGCTTCTTTGGGCCCTTGAACGGGGGAGCGACAGATCCGGAGGCGGACAGGCGGTTGGCGCAGCTGTTGTCCTTTCCCACTCTGGCGGCGCAGGCCTACCGCACCGGTGACTGGAGCGCCTTCGAGGCCCAGCGGGCGTGGCTTGAGGCTGCCTATCCTCAGGTGTTTTCGGCTGCGTCGGTGGAGCTGGTGGAGGGTGCGGCCGGCGGCGGCCCCCAGGCCATGCTTCTGGAAATTCCCGGGAGCAACCCGCAGCTGGCGCCCCTGGTGTTGATGGCTCATCAAGACGTGGTGCCCTGCGTGCCGGGCACTCAGGATCATTGGACCTATGGCCCCTTCGCGGGCACAGCTGACGGCACCTGGATTTGA